GCTCCTACGTCAGCTTCGTCGAGGTGCGTGGTCGACTGCCAAGGAAACGAGCCAGCCAACATCCAGGTTTTCCGTACCAGCGATGGGACATACCCGGACATCCAACAGAAGAAGTGGCGGCCGGTGGTCCTCAGTCGGGGTGGCAATCCCCATCGTCAGCAACAGCAACGCATTCACCAGATATAAACTGGGGGCGGCCGTCGAcacagctttgtgggctcggcgactgcgcatctgcacagcTCGCTAAACCATTTGCTCTTGCAATACAGGTTAGTCAACCATACGCTCTCTTTGCTAAAAAATCTAGCAATTATTTCCTGATGCAGTTGCCGAGCCCGCACTGCTGTGCCGCCATTGCTGTCGAATGTGCTCATATTATTCATGCCTTGCTGATTTTGGCCGGGGATGTGGAAATAAACCCGGGTCCTAACATTCCTGAAAACCTAATAACCGAATTGCGAAAACTAACCGCCGGTCAGAACCAGCTGATCACTGAAATTCATGGTCTTAAGTCGCAACTTACTTCTACCGATAAAGCAATTACTGATCTAAGCAAACGAATGAATGATCTTGAGAGTCACTACCAGACACTTTTGCCCATTCGAAGCGAAGTGGATGCAATGCGCACCACGACTGAACAGGCTATTTTTCGCATTTCCGAGCTCGAAGCACGTATCGACGATGCCGAAAATCGCTCACGGCGGGACAACCTAATTTTTTACGGCATTCCTGACCCTTCCAGCTCGGAAACCACTGCCGACTCCGAAAGATTGATTGTGGAACTTTGCCGCGATAGGTTGCAACTAACCATCGACCCTAAAGAAATAGAACGTGCACATCGCATCGGTCGTCACTCCCCCAATCACTCTCGCCCCCTCATAGCAAAATTTACTTTCCATAAAACCAAAGTTAACATCCTTTCGAGTGGCCGAAAGCTTAAGGGCACTGACTACAGTATTAGCGAGGACTTTTCGCGATCAGTACGAAATTCCCGAAAACATCTCGTTGCTTTCGCAAAAGGTAAAGGCGTTCCGTTTTCACTCCGCTTTAAGACCTTGTTCATTGGTTCCAGAAGATACACCTTTGATGCCGCCTCGAGTAGTGTCAAAGAGTTGTCATAGCAGCTACATCACCCCAAACAGAAAAATAACATAACACCAACTTGCTCCACAGATAGCGCTTCGCTTTCTGTAATATACACGAACGTGCGCAGTTTCCTGCCAAAGCGTGAATTGGTGTCGAACATAGTTTCATCTACCGGTAGCAACGTACTATTACTAACTGAGACATGGCTGAGCAGCGCCGTTACTGATAGCGAAGTTCTAGCCGACCTGCCCGGTTTCTGCCTCTATCGGAACGACCGCGCAGGAACCCGTGGTGGTGGTGTGCTAGTCGCTGTTCGTGAGCAGTTGCCATGCTCGCTAATT
This sequence is a window from Dermacentor andersoni unplaced genomic scaffold, qqDerAnde1_hic_scaffold ctg00000066.1, whole genome shotgun sequence. Protein-coding genes within it:
- the LOC140214464 gene encoding uncharacterized protein, whose protein sequence is MQIITFATVHFLLPTITAAPTSASSRCVVDCQGNEPANIQVFRTSDATYPDIQQKWRPVVLDHHLRYCAFPAAYDNRCSYVSFVEVSQPYALFAKKSSNYFLMQLPSPHCCAAIAVECAHIIHALLILAGDVEINPGPNIPENLITELRKLTAGQNQLITEIHGLKSQLTSTDKAITDLSKRMNDLESHYQTLLPIRSEVDAMRTTTEQAIFRISELEARIDDAENRSRRDNLIFYGIPDPSSSETTADSERLIVELCRDRLQLTIDPKEIERAHRIGRHSPNHSRPLIAKFTFHKTKVNILSSGRKLKGTDYSISEDFSRSVRNSRKHLVAFAKGKGVPFSLRFKTLFIGSRRYTFDAASSSVKELS